A window of the Streptomyces sp. NBC_01351 genome harbors these coding sequences:
- a CDS encoding DUF4233 domain-containing protein, producing MRTLCASTLIGEFFVIGFAGLVAMKDPDLTQATVWTVCGVAMLLSVLLCGMLSRPGAVQLGWALQIGLVASGFVVPTMFFLGAVFAGLWWCSVHYGRKIDIAKARWAAMAEDSAAAGTPDAA from the coding sequence ATGCGCACGCTGTGTGCGAGCACGCTGATCGGCGAGTTCTTCGTGATCGGCTTCGCGGGGCTGGTCGCGATGAAGGACCCGGACCTGACCCAGGCCACGGTCTGGACCGTGTGCGGGGTCGCGATGCTCCTGTCGGTGCTGCTGTGCGGGATGCTGTCGCGTCCCGGGGCGGTCCAGCTGGGCTGGGCCCTGCAGATCGGCCTGGTCGCGAGCGGGTTCGTCGTTCCGACGATGTTCTTCCTTGGCGCGGTGTTCGCCGGACTGTGGTGGTGTTCGGTGCACTACGGCCGCAAGATCGACATTGCCAAGGCCCGCTGGGCGGCCATGGCGGAGGACTCCGCGGCCGCCGGGACGCCTGACGCTGCGTGA
- the ndk gene encoding nucleoside-diphosphate kinase yields MTQRTLVLLKPDAVRRGLIGEIIGRIERKAGWTIPALELRTLDQETLEAHYGEHKGKPFYEPLMGFMASGPIVALVVEGERAIEGVRQLAGPTDPIAAAPGSIRGDFGTIVRENLIHASDSEESAERELKLFFPAL; encoded by the coding sequence ATGACCCAGCGCACCCTCGTCCTGCTCAAGCCCGACGCCGTCCGTCGTGGTCTGATCGGCGAGATCATCGGCCGCATCGAGCGGAAGGCCGGCTGGACCATCCCCGCCCTGGAGCTGCGCACGCTGGACCAGGAGACCCTTGAGGCGCACTACGGCGAGCACAAGGGCAAGCCGTTCTACGAGCCCCTGATGGGCTTCATGGCGAGCGGCCCGATCGTCGCCCTGGTGGTCGAAGGGGAACGCGCGATCGAGGGTGTCCGCCAGCTGGCCGGACCCACCGACCCGATCGCCGCCGCGCCCGGCTCCATCCGGGGGGACTTCGGCACCATCGTCCGGGAGAACCTGATCCACGCCTCGGACTCCGAGGAGTCCGCCGAGCGGGAGCTGAAGCTCTTCTTCCCCGCTCTCTGA
- a CDS encoding rod shape-determining protein, with product MSFIGRDMAIDLGTANTLVYVRGRGIVLNEPSVVAINTNTGGILAVGSEAKKMIGRTPGNIVAVRPLKDGVIADFEITERMLRYFILKIHKRRYLARPRVVVCVPSGITGVERRAVIEASTQAGARQVHIIEEPMAAAIGAGLPVHEATGNMVVDIGGGTTEVAVISLGGIVTAQSIRVAGDELDNAIIQHIKKEYSLLLGERTAEQIKITIGSAYDLDKDEHTEIRGRDLVSGLPKTVVISAAEVRKAIEEPVNAIVDAVKTTLDKCPPELSGDIMDRGIVLTGGGALLRGLDERLRRETGMPIHIAEDPLDSVALGSGKCVEEFEALQQVLDAQPRR from the coding sequence ATGTCGTTCATCGGCCGTGACATGGCGATCGACCTCGGGACCGCCAACACGCTGGTGTACGTGAGGGGCCGGGGGATCGTCCTGAACGAGCCGTCCGTGGTCGCCATCAACACGAACACCGGTGGCATCCTGGCGGTCGGCTCCGAGGCGAAGAAGATGATCGGGCGCACGCCCGGGAACATCGTCGCCGTACGGCCCCTCAAGGACGGCGTCATCGCCGACTTCGAGATCACGGAGCGCATGCTCCGCTACTTCATCCTCAAGATCCACAAGCGCCGCTACCTGGCCCGTCCGCGCGTCGTGGTCTGCGTGCCGTCCGGCATCACGGGAGTCGAGCGGCGCGCCGTCATCGAGGCGTCCACGCAGGCCGGCGCCCGCCAGGTGCACATCATCGAGGAGCCCATGGCCGCCGCCATCGGCGCGGGCCTGCCCGTCCACGAGGCCACCGGCAACATGGTCGTGGACATCGGCGGCGGCACCACCGAGGTGGCCGTCATCTCCCTCGGCGGAATCGTCACGGCACAGTCCATCCGGGTGGCCGGCGACGAGCTCGACAACGCGATCATCCAGCACATCAAGAAGGAGTACTCGCTCCTCCTCGGTGAGCGGACCGCCGAGCAGATCAAGATCACCATCGGGTCGGCGTACGACCTCGACAAGGACGAGCACACCGAGATCCGCGGCCGCGACCTGGTCTCCGGCCTGCCCAAGACCGTGGTCATCTCGGCCGCCGAGGTCCGCAAGGCCATCGAGGAGCCCGTCAACGCCATCGTCGACGCCGTCAAGACGACCCTCGACAAGTGCCCGCCGGAGCTCTCCGGCGACATCATGGACCGCGGCATCGTCCTGACCGGCGGCGGCGCCCTGCTGCGCGGCCTCGACGAGCGCCTGCGCCGCGAGACGGGCATGCCGATCCACATCGCCGAGGACCCGCTCGACTCCGTGGCGCTCGGCTCCGGCAAGTGCGTCGAGGAGTTCGAGGCGCTCCAGCAGGTCCTCGACGCCCAGCCCCGGCGCTGA
- the mreC gene encoding rod shape-determining protein MreC — translation MRDTRESRLLLVLLIAIAFALITVDIRAGEESPVDGARQAAAAVFGPVEKGVATAVDPVANAIGAVRDSGSRHNRIATLERENAALKARLGSADQTRSRIRELDEMLKRAGAGQYGIKGAEVIAIGAAQGFSWTVTIDAGSKDGIERDMTVLNGDGLVGRVTTVGPDTATVVLANDPDFTVGTRLEKTGELGFATGQGDRALSVQMLNGKAKVNPGDRLVTFGSRGNKPFVPGVPIGEVVKVDSSRGDLTRTVWVRPFVGFSRLDIVGVVVMPPREDPRDAVLPPKPEAPKPTPTVTVTVTPSSSATVPGKPEDE, via the coding sequence GTGAGGGACACACGAGAAAGCCGGCTGCTCCTGGTGCTTCTGATCGCCATCGCGTTCGCATTGATCACGGTGGACATCAGGGCAGGCGAGGAGTCGCCGGTCGACGGTGCCCGACAGGCCGCCGCAGCGGTCTTCGGCCCCGTCGAGAAGGGCGTGGCGACGGCCGTCGACCCGGTCGCCAACGCCATAGGGGCGGTACGGGACTCCGGGAGCCGGCACAACCGCATCGCCACGCTGGAGCGCGAGAACGCGGCCCTGAAGGCCAGGCTCGGCAGCGCCGACCAGACCCGCAGCCGCATCCGCGAGCTCGACGAGATGCTCAAGCGGGCGGGCGCCGGACAGTACGGGATCAAGGGCGCCGAGGTCATCGCGATAGGAGCGGCCCAGGGCTTCTCCTGGACCGTCACCATCGACGCCGGCAGCAAGGACGGCATCGAGCGCGACATGACCGTCCTCAACGGGGACGGCCTCGTCGGCCGCGTCACCACCGTCGGCCCCGACACCGCCACCGTCGTCCTCGCCAACGACCCCGACTTCACCGTCGGCACCCGCCTGGAGAAGACCGGCGAACTCGGCTTCGCCACCGGCCAGGGCGACCGCGCCCTGTCCGTCCAGATGCTCAACGGCAAGGCCAAGGTCAATCCCGGCGACCGGCTCGTCACCTTCGGCTCGCGCGGTAACAAGCCCTTCGTGCCCGGCGTGCCGATCGGCGAGGTCGTCAAGGTCGACTCCTCCCGCGGCGACCTGACCCGCACCGTCTGGGTGCGTCCCTTCGTCGGCTTCTCGCGCCTCGACATCGTCGGCGTCGTCGTGATGCCGCCCCGCGAGGACCCGCGCGACGCCGTCCTGCCGCCCAAGCCCGAAGCCCCCAAGCCCACCCCGACCGTCACCGTCACGGTCACCCCGTCGTCGTCCGCCACCGTGCCCGGCAAGCCGGAAGACGAGTAG
- the mreD gene encoding rod shape-determining protein MreD, whose translation MPFNRILLSATLVVVALVVQVSVLGRLQLPGAVPDLVLLTVVALALVYGHVSGALIGFSAGLLADLAPPADHAAGRYALVLCVIGYMVGLARPDSGRFRSAWGPMLTVVAAAIGSTLLYAGVGALVGDTAARHVGLTGLLFTATLYDLLLAPFTVPFIMALARRAENDPMAVEAGGGPANKAADVSAGWLAGGTGLRIGSQRGGLRLKTARSRANKAGRIKGVKAVKGVKSIKKL comes from the coding sequence ATGCCCTTCAACCGGATCCTGCTCTCGGCCACGCTCGTCGTGGTCGCCCTCGTCGTCCAGGTCTCCGTCCTGGGCAGGCTCCAACTGCCCGGCGCCGTGCCCGACCTGGTGCTGCTCACCGTCGTTGCCCTCGCACTCGTGTACGGGCACGTCAGCGGCGCGCTCATCGGCTTCTCCGCCGGCCTCCTCGCCGACCTGGCCCCGCCCGCCGACCATGCCGCCGGGCGGTACGCGCTCGTCCTGTGCGTCATCGGCTACATGGTCGGTCTGGCCCGCCCCGACAGCGGGCGGTTCCGTTCCGCCTGGGGCCCCATGCTCACCGTCGTGGCCGCAGCGATCGGCTCCACCCTGCTCTACGCGGGTGTGGGCGCCCTGGTCGGCGACACCGCCGCCCGCCACGTGGGCCTGACCGGGCTCCTGTTCACGGCGACCCTCTACGACCTGCTGCTCGCGCCCTTCACCGTGCCGTTCATCATGGCCCTGGCCCGGCGCGCCGAGAACGACCCGATGGCCGTCGAGGCCGGCGGCGGCCCCGCCAACAAGGCCGCCGACGTCTCCGCAGGCTGGCTGGCCGGCGGCACCGGCCTGCGCATCGGCAGCCAGCGCGGCGGCCTGCGCCTGAAGACAGCACGCTCCCGCGCCAACAAGGCCGGCCGCATAAAGGGCGTCAAGGCCGTCAAGGGTGTGAAGAGCATCAAAAAGCTGTAG
- the mrdA gene encoding penicillin-binding protein 2: MTNVPETGRTSRVQIRLIIIQVLVLSMFVTLGGRLWYLQIRNGAEYYHEAKSNHVQRVVQPAVRGAVLDARGVPLADNETRLVVSASRTALMKMKDKGKGVMTRLAGVLDMTPKEVMEKVRLCDSETPAPCWNGSPYQPIPITLEATTQQALQLRERPEEFPGITAEPTAVRRYPAPGGARAAQVLGYLSPVTDDEIQKAKDTDSPHLRSDQVGRSGIERTYDKQLRGKAQVTSYEVDNLGRVMHQTQSDPGVAGSTLVTSIDARVQSVAEFELQQAMKTVRNETDKITGRKYEADSGAVVVMETKTGRVVAMASQPDYDPNAWVGGISARDYANLTSEKSNYPLLNRAIQGQAPAGSIFKVVSASAAVRAGYPFDSKYNCSASYSMGNRSFANFESKGHGPITLGEALKFSCNTVFYALGHKEWQRDGGLKPGKNTHDWFYRTAREFGLGSETGIDLPNEVTGRIPDRGWKKSFWAANKDSWCKQGKKGGTYVEQIAYESCLEGNQLKAFDSINFAIGQGDVLVTPIQMATAYSAISNGGTLFNPTVGKAVISPDGKRVEMIKPSSHGRLPIDAQTVKDLDKGLRMVVEPGGTAAWRFGGWPLDKIPMRAKTGTAQVYGKQTTSWLATYTDDFTIVMTISQGGTGSGASGPAVRNIYNAIYGLDMAGKQDVNKALLLGPEAKLPRIRPDGSIDSPEIRPYVPPSPEESAPPALAGPPAQRPVWHD; encoded by the coding sequence GTGACCAACGTTCCGGAGACCGGCCGCACCTCCCGGGTGCAGATCAGGCTCATCATCATCCAGGTCCTCGTCCTTTCGATGTTCGTGACCCTCGGCGGCCGGCTCTGGTACCTCCAGATCCGCAACGGCGCGGAGTACTACCACGAGGCGAAGAGCAACCACGTCCAGCGGGTCGTCCAGCCGGCCGTGCGCGGGGCGGTCCTCGACGCCCGCGGGGTGCCGCTCGCCGACAACGAGACCCGTCTGGTCGTCTCCGCCAGCCGCACGGCGCTGATGAAGATGAAGGACAAGGGCAAGGGCGTCATGACCCGCCTCGCCGGCGTCCTCGACATGACCCCCAAGGAGGTCATGGAGAAGGTCCGCCTCTGCGACTCCGAAACCCCCGCGCCCTGCTGGAACGGCTCCCCGTACCAGCCGATCCCGATCACCCTCGAAGCCACCACGCAGCAGGCGCTGCAGCTGCGCGAACGCCCGGAGGAGTTCCCCGGCATCACGGCGGAGCCCACCGCCGTCCGCCGCTACCCGGCGCCCGGCGGGGCCCGCGCCGCACAGGTGCTCGGCTACCTCTCGCCGGTCACCGACGACGAGATCCAGAAGGCCAAGGACACCGACTCGCCGCACCTGCGCTCCGACCAGGTCGGCCGCTCCGGGATCGAGCGCACGTACGACAAGCAGCTGCGCGGCAAGGCGCAGGTCACCTCGTACGAGGTCGACAACCTCGGCCGGGTCATGCACCAGACCCAGTCCGACCCGGGAGTGGCCGGATCCACCCTCGTCACGAGCATCGACGCCCGGGTCCAGTCCGTCGCCGAATTCGAGCTCCAGCAGGCGATGAAGACCGTCCGCAACGAGACCGACAAGATCACCGGCCGCAAGTACGAGGCCGACTCGGGCGCCGTCGTCGTCATGGAGACCAAGACCGGACGCGTCGTCGCGATGGCCTCCCAGCCCGACTACGACCCCAACGCCTGGGTCGGCGGCATCTCCGCCAGGGACTACGCCAACCTCACCAGCGAGAAGTCCAACTACCCGCTGCTCAACCGGGCCATCCAGGGCCAGGCCCCCGCGGGCTCCATCTTCAAGGTGGTCTCGGCGAGCGCGGCCGTCCGGGCCGGCTACCCCTTCGACAGCAAGTACAACTGCAGCGCTTCCTACAGCATGGGCAACCGGAGCTTCGCGAACTTCGAGTCCAAGGGGCACGGCCCCATCACCCTCGGCGAGGCCCTCAAGTTCTCCTGCAACACCGTCTTCTACGCCCTCGGGCACAAGGAGTGGCAGCGCGACGGGGGCCTCAAGCCCGGCAAGAACACCCACGACTGGTTCTACCGGACCGCCCGCGAGTTCGGCCTCGGCTCCGAGACCGGGATCGACCTGCCGAACGAGGTCACCGGCCGGATCCCCGACCGCGGGTGGAAGAAGAGCTTCTGGGCGGCCAACAAGGACTCCTGGTGCAAGCAGGGCAAGAAGGGTGGCACCTACGTCGAGCAGATCGCCTACGAGAGCTGCCTCGAAGGCAATCAGCTGAAGGCCTTCGACAGCATCAACTTCGCGATCGGCCAGGGCGACGTCCTCGTCACCCCCATCCAGATGGCCACCGCCTACTCCGCCATCAGCAACGGCGGCACCCTCTTCAACCCCACGGTCGGCAAGGCCGTGATCAGCCCCGACGGGAAGCGCGTCGAGATGATCAAGCCCAGCTCCCACGGACGGCTACCGATCGACGCCCAGACCGTCAAGGACCTCGACAAGGGCCTGCGCATGGTCGTCGAGCCCGGCGGCACCGCCGCCTGGCGGTTCGGCGGCTGGCCGCTGGACAAGATCCCGATGAGGGCGAAGACCGGCACCGCCCAGGTCTACGGCAAGCAGACCACCTCGTGGCTGGCGACCTACACCGACGACTTCACGATCGTCATGACGATCTCCCAGGGCGGCACCGGCTCAGGCGCCTCCGGCCCGGCCGTGCGCAACATCTACAACGCGATCTACGGCCTCGACATGGCCGGCAAGCAGGACGTGAACAAGGCCCTGCTGCTGGGGCCCGAGGCGAAACTGCCCAGGATCCGCCCGGACGGCTCCATCGACTCCCCGGAGATCCGGCCGTACGTGCCCCCGTCCCCGGAGGAGTCGGCGCCGCCCGCGCTCGCCGGCCCGCCCGCCCAGCGCCCCGTATGGCACGACTGA
- the rodA gene encoding rod shape-determining protein RodA: MQTANKFSVSRYAPERGAMAKLTARDSVVRRLDWPILLSSLALSFIGALLVWSATRNRTSLNQGDPYYFLARHALNTGIGLVLMIGTIWLGHRTLRGAVPVLYGLSLVLILAVLTPLGATINGAHAWIVIGGGFSLQPSEFVKITIILVMAMLLAARVDAGDLAHPDHRTVVKALCLAAAPMGIVMLMPDLGSVMVMVVIVLGVLLASGASNRWVLGLIGSGAAGAILIWQLGVLDEYQINRFAAFANPELDPAGVGYNTNQARIAIGSGGLTGSGLFKGSQTTGQFVPEQQTDFVFTVAGEELGFVGAGLILVLLGVVLWRACMIARETTELYGTIVCAGIIAWFAFQSFENIGMTLGIMPVAGLPLPFVSYGGSSMFAVWVAIGLLQSIKVQRPLSA, encoded by the coding sequence ATGCAGACCGCCAACAAGTTCTCCGTCTCCCGGTACGCGCCCGAGCGCGGGGCGATGGCCAAGCTCACCGCCCGCGACTCGGTGGTGCGCCGGCTCGACTGGCCGATACTCCTGTCCTCCCTCGCGCTGTCCTTCATCGGCGCGCTGCTGGTGTGGTCGGCGACCCGCAACAGGACCTCGCTGAACCAGGGGGACCCGTACTACTTCCTGGCCCGGCACGCCCTCAACACCGGCATCGGCCTCGTCCTGATGATCGGCACCATCTGGCTCGGCCACCGCACCCTGCGCGGCGCGGTGCCGGTCCTCTACGGGCTCTCGCTCGTGCTGATCCTCGCCGTGCTCACCCCGCTCGGCGCCACCATCAACGGCGCCCACGCGTGGATCGTGATCGGCGGCGGCTTCTCCCTCCAGCCCTCCGAGTTCGTGAAGATCACGATCATCCTGGTGATGGCGATGCTGCTGGCCGCCCGGGTGGACGCGGGCGACCTCGCCCACCCCGACCACCGCACGGTCGTCAAGGCGCTCTGCCTGGCCGCCGCCCCGATGGGCATCGTCATGCTGATGCCCGACCTCGGCTCCGTCATGGTCATGGTCGTCATCGTGCTCGGCGTGCTCCTGGCCTCCGGTGCCTCCAACCGCTGGGTGCTCGGTCTGATCGGCTCCGGTGCGGCCGGAGCCATCCTGATCTGGCAGCTCGGAGTCCTCGACGAGTACCAGATCAACCGCTTCGCCGCGTTCGCCAACCCCGAGCTCGACCCGGCGGGCGTCGGCTACAACACCAACCAGGCGCGCATCGCGATCGGCTCCGGCGGGCTGACCGGCTCGGGGCTCTTCAAGGGCTCGCAGACCACCGGCCAGTTCGTCCCCGAACAGCAGACCGACTTCGTGTTCACCGTCGCGGGGGAGGAGCTGGGCTTCGTCGGGGCCGGGCTGATCCTCGTGCTCCTGGGCGTCGTCCTCTGGCGGGCCTGCATGATCGCCCGCGAGACCACCGAGCTGTACGGGACGATCGTGTGCGCCGGGATCATCGCCTGGTTCGCGTTCCAGTCCTTCGAGAACATCGGGATGACCCTCGGGATCATGCCGGTGGCCGGCCTCCCGCTGCCGTTCGTCTCGTACGGAGGCTCGTCGATGTTCGCGGTGTGGGTGGCCATCGGACTACTGCAGTCGATCAAGGTGCAGCGGCCATTGTCGGCCTGA
- a CDS encoding CYTH and CHAD domain-containing protein: MADTKREIERKFEFSTVKSARRGVPDLTGTAAITAVSDQGTVDLDAVYYDTPDQRLAADGLTLRRRTGGADAGWHLKLPVSPGVRDEIAAPLGDTVPRPLAALLRSRVRDSALQPQMRLLSSRRVSHLLDADGALLAELSTDQVRAERGDTVAAWTEVEVELADGVDPALLDAVEKTFRKAGLRVSDAPSKLARALAETDSAPPARAAADPGDGTAGAHVLAYLREQRDALIAQDPAVRRGLPDSVHQMRVASRRLRSAFKTHRKLLDRSATDPVGEELRWLAAELGVDRDQEVLLERIRTRLDELPRTLQLGPVRARLRIWNTARSSGSRRRALAALDSPRYLALLDTLDALLAEPPLLKHAATPAREALPKAVLGDYERLAARVGSALALEAGHERDLALHEARKAAKRARYAAEAAVPALGKPAKRLAKAMKAVQTLLGDHQDSVVAREALRGLGAQAAGASESAFTWGVLYAREEAIAERRERELPDIWHEVSDPELRTALG; this comes from the coding sequence ATGGCGGACACGAAGCGCGAAATCGAGCGGAAATTCGAGTTCTCTACAGTGAAGAGCGCCCGGCGCGGGGTGCCGGACCTGACGGGCACGGCCGCGATCACGGCCGTCTCCGACCAGGGCACCGTCGACCTCGACGCCGTCTACTACGACACCCCCGACCAACGGCTCGCCGCCGACGGTCTCACCCTGCGCCGCCGGACCGGCGGCGCCGACGCGGGCTGGCACCTCAAACTGCCCGTCTCCCCGGGCGTGCGCGACGAGATCGCCGCCCCGCTCGGCGACACCGTCCCGCGCCCACTGGCCGCCCTGCTGCGCTCCCGGGTGCGCGACTCCGCCCTGCAGCCGCAGATGAGGCTCCTCTCCTCGCGCCGGGTCAGCCACCTCCTCGACGCCGACGGGGCCCTGCTCGCCGAACTCAGCACCGACCAGGTGCGCGCCGAGCGGGGCGACACCGTCGCGGCCTGGACCGAGGTCGAGGTGGAGCTCGCCGACGGCGTCGACCCCGCACTGCTCGACGCCGTCGAGAAGACCTTCCGCAAGGCCGGCCTCCGGGTCTCCGACGCCCCCTCGAAGCTCGCCCGCGCCCTCGCCGAGACCGACTCCGCGCCGCCCGCCCGGGCCGCGGCCGACCCGGGCGACGGTACGGCCGGCGCGCACGTGCTCGCGTACCTGCGCGAACAGCGCGACGCCCTGATCGCCCAGGACCCGGCCGTCCGCAGGGGCCTGCCGGACTCCGTCCACCAGATGCGGGTCGCCTCCCGCCGGCTGCGCAGCGCCTTCAAGACCCACCGCAAGCTGCTCGACCGCTCCGCCACCGACCCCGTCGGCGAGGAGCTGCGCTGGCTGGCCGCCGAACTCGGCGTCGACCGCGACCAGGAAGTGCTGCTGGAGCGGATCCGCACCCGCCTCGACGAACTCCCGCGCACCCTCCAGCTCGGCCCCGTCCGTGCCCGGCTGCGCATCTGGAACACCGCCCGCAGCTCCGGATCGAGGCGCCGCGCCCTGGCCGCCCTCGACAGCCCGCGCTACCTGGCCCTGCTCGACACCCTGGACGCCCTGCTCGCCGAGCCGCCCCTGCTGAAGCACGCCGCCACCCCCGCCCGGGAGGCACTGCCCAAGGCGGTGCTCGGCGACTACGAACGCCTGGCCGCCCGGGTCGGCTCCGCCCTCGCCCTGGAGGCCGGACACGAACGGGACCTGGCCCTGCACGAGGCCCGCAAGGCCGCCAAGCGCGCCCGCTACGCGGCGGAGGCGGCCGTGCCCGCACTCGGCAAACCGGCCAAGCGCCTGGCCAAGGCGATGAAGGCGGTCCAGACCCTGCTCGGCGACCACCAGGACAGCGTGGTGGCCCGCGAAGCCCTGCGCGGGCTCGGCGCCCAGGCGGCGGGCGCCAGCGAGTCGGCCTTCACCTGGGGAGTGCTGTACGCCCGCGAGGAGGCCATTGCCGAGCGCCGCGAACGGGAGCTTCCGGACATCTGGCACGAGGTCTCGGACCCGGAGCTGCGGACCGCACTGGGATGA
- a CDS encoding TIGR03960 family B12-binding radical SAM protein, producing MMTESVFPQLEALLPHVQKPIQYVGGELNSTVKEWESCDVRWALMYPDAYEVGLPNQGVMILYEVLNEREGVLAERTYSVWPDLEELMREHKVPQFTVDSHRPVSAFDVFGLSFSTELGYTNMLTALDLAGIPLEARNRTVDHPIVLAGGHAAFNPEPIAEFIDCAVIGDGEQAVLDMTEIIRTWKAEGRPGGREEVLFRLAKTGQVYVPGFYDVDYLPDGRIARVAPNKSGVPYRVSKHTVMDLDEWPYPKQPLVPLAETVHERMSVEIFRGCTRGCRFCQAGMITRPVRERSITGIGEMVERGLKATGFEEVGLLSLSSADHTEIADIAKGLADRYTDDKVGLSLPSTRVDAFNVDLANELTRNGRRSGLTFAPEGGSERMRKVINKMVSEEDLIRTVATAYGNGWRQVKLYFMVGLPTETDEDVLQIGDMAVNVIAKGREVSGQNDIRCTVSIGGFVPKPHTPFQWAPQLSAEETDARLGKLRDKLRGDKKYGRSIGFRYHDGKPGIVEGLLSRGDRRIGDVIRAVYESGGRFDGWREHFSYDRWMEAAEKTLPKYGVDVAWYTTRERTYEEVLPWDHLDSGLDKDWLWEDWQDALDETEVDDCRWTPCFDCGVCPQMQTEIQIGPTGKKLLPLSVVK from the coding sequence GTGATGACCGAGTCGGTCTTCCCTCAGCTTGAGGCCCTGCTTCCGCATGTGCAGAAGCCCATCCAGTACGTCGGCGGTGAACTCAACTCCACGGTCAAGGAGTGGGAGAGCTGCGACGTCCGCTGGGCGCTCATGTACCCGGACGCGTACGAAGTCGGGCTGCCCAACCAGGGCGTCATGATCCTCTACGAGGTGCTCAACGAGCGCGAGGGCGTCCTCGCCGAGCGCACCTACAGCGTCTGGCCCGACCTCGAAGAACTGATGCGCGAGCACAAGGTGCCGCAGTTCACCGTGGACAGCCACCGCCCCGTCTCGGCCTTCGACGTGTTCGGACTGTCCTTCTCCACGGAGCTGGGCTACACCAACATGCTCACGGCCCTGGACCTCGCGGGCATCCCGCTGGAGGCCAGGAACCGTACGGTCGACCACCCGATCGTCCTCGCGGGCGGCCACGCGGCCTTCAACCCCGAGCCGATCGCGGAGTTCATCGACTGCGCGGTCATCGGCGACGGCGAGCAGGCCGTCCTCGACATGACCGAGATCATCCGCACCTGGAAGGCCGAGGGGCGGCCGGGCGGGCGCGAGGAAGTCCTGTTCCGGCTGGCCAAGACCGGCCAGGTCTACGTGCCGGGCTTCTACGACGTCGACTACCTCCCGGACGGCCGCATCGCGCGCGTCGCCCCGAACAAGTCCGGCGTCCCCTACCGGGTGTCCAAGCACACGGTCATGGACCTCGACGAGTGGCCGTACCCCAAGCAGCCGCTGGTCCCGCTCGCCGAGACCGTCCACGAGCGGATGTCCGTGGAGATCTTCCGCGGCTGCACCCGCGGCTGCCGTTTCTGCCAGGCCGGCATGATCACGCGACCCGTGCGGGAGCGAAGCATCACCGGCATCGGCGAGATGGTGGAGCGCGGGCTCAAGGCCACGGGCTTCGAGGAGGTCGGCCTCCTGTCCCTCTCCTCGGCGGACCACACCGAGATCGCGGACATCGCCAAGGGCCTCGCGGACCGCTACACGGACGACAAGGTGGGCCTGTCCCTGCCGTCGACCCGCGTGGACGCCTTCAACGTGGACCTGGCGAACGAGCTGACCCGCAACGGTCGCCGCTCCGGCCTCACCTTCGCCCCCGAGGGCGGCTCCGAGCGCATGCGCAAGGTCATCAACAAGATGGTCTCGGAAGAGGACCTGATCCGGACGGTCGCCACGGCGTACGGCAACGGCTGGCGCCAGGTGAAGCTGTACTTCATGGTCGGCCTGCCGACCGAGACCGACGAAGACGTCCTGCAGATCGGCGACATGGCGGTCAACGTCATCGCCAAGGGCCGAGAGGTCTCCGGCCAGAACGACATCCGCTGCACGGTGTCGATCGGCGGGTTCGTACCGAAGCCGCACACCCCCTTCCAGTGGGCGCCGCAGCTGTCGGCGGAGGAGACGGACGCCCGTCTGGGCAAGCTCCGCGACAAGCTCCGCGGGGACAAGAAGTACGGCCGCTCCATCGGCTTCCGCTACCACGACGGCAAGCCGGGCATCGTCGAGGGACTCCTCTCGCGCGGCGACCGCCGCATCGGCGACGTGATCCGCGCGGTCTACGAGTCGGGCGGCCGCTTCGACGGCTGGCGCGAGCACTTCTCGTACGACCGCTGGATGGAGGCGGCCGAGAAGACGCTGCCGAAGTACGGCGTGGACGTGGCCTGGTACACGACGCGCGAGCGCACGTACGAGGAAGTCCTGCCCTGGGACCACCTGGACTCCGGTCTCGACAAGGACTGGCTCTGGGAGGACTGGCAGGACGCCCTCGACGAGACCGAGGTCGACGACTGCCGCTGGACGCCGTGCTTCGACTGCGGCGTGTGCCCCCAGATGCAGACCGAGATCCAGATCGGCCCCACGGGCAAGAAGCTCCTGCCGCTGTCCGTGGTGAAGTGA